In one Leptospiraceae bacterium genomic region, the following are encoded:
- a CDS encoding UDP-glucose/GDP-mannose dehydrogenase family protein codes for MKVCVIGSGYVGLVAGACFAEYGNDIICVDIDEKKINNLKNGIIPIYEPGLSEMVSHNVRRKRLSFTTSLQEGVEKSDIIFIAVGTPTGAEGEADLSMVLSVAKEIGKAMNGYKIIVDKSTVPVGTAEKVKAVVLQETKHPFDVVSNPEFLKEGVALEDFMRPERVVIGADTELAGNTMKELYAPFVLNGNPILLMSIKSAEITKYACNAFLATKISFANEIANLCDKVGANYDDVRYGMGTDSRIGKKFLYAGIGYGGSCFPKDVRALIKTAKDVGSPIRIIEMVEEVNEKQKIKLLAKIESHYKSESLKGKTFAVWGMAFKPDTDDMREAPSIPIITELHRLGVNLQVYDPEAVETSKYYFDGKVKYVTDAYEALDGAEALLLLTEWREFREPDFNRVKKFLTKHVIFDGRNLYKKPQMNKLGFIHYGIGTA; via the coding sequence ATGAAAGTTTGTGTAATTGGAAGTGGTTATGTTGGACTAGTAGCTGGTGCATGTTTTGCGGAATACGGTAACGATATTATCTGCGTTGATATTGACGAAAAAAAAATCAATAATCTAAAGAATGGAATTATTCCCATCTATGAGCCGGGACTTTCCGAAATGGTTTCGCATAACGTTAGACGAAAGAGATTAAGTTTTACAACTTCTCTGCAAGAAGGTGTAGAAAAATCAGACATCATATTCATTGCAGTTGGAACTCCTACAGGTGCAGAAGGAGAAGCAGATCTTTCGATGGTTCTTTCTGTTGCAAAAGAAATCGGCAAAGCGATGAACGGATATAAAATCATTGTAGATAAATCCACCGTTCCAGTCGGCACAGCAGAAAAAGTAAAAGCCGTTGTATTGCAAGAAACAAAGCATCCATTCGATGTAGTTTCGAATCCTGAATTTTTAAAAGAGGGTGTTGCACTAGAAGACTTTATGAGACCGGAACGTGTTGTCATTGGTGCAGATACTGAGCTTGCGGGTAACACCATGAAAGAGCTTTATGCTCCTTTCGTTTTAAATGGAAATCCAATTTTACTCATGAGCATTAAATCAGCGGAAATTACAAAGTATGCGTGCAATGCATTTCTTGCTACAAAGATTTCATTTGCAAATGAAATTGCAAACCTTTGCGACAAAGTGGGGGCTAATTACGATGATGTGCGATATGGAATGGGAACCGATTCTAGAATCGGAAAGAAATTTTTATACGCAGGCATTGGCTATGGGGGTTCATGCTTTCCAAAAGATGTGCGTGCTCTAATTAAGACAGCAAAAGATGTAGGGTCACCGATTCGAATTATCGAAATGGTAGAAGAAGTAAACGAAAAACAAAAAATCAAACTCCTAGCAAAAATTGAATCTCATTACAAAAGCGAAAGTTTGAAAGGAAAAACCTTTGCTGTATGGGGAATGGCATTCAAACCAGACACAGACGATATGCGCGAGGCTCCCTCCATTCCAATCATTACAGAATTACACAGACTTGGTGTAAATCTTCAAGTATACGATCCAGAAGCAGTGGAAACATCTAAGTATTATTTCGACGGCAAAGTGAAATATGTCACTGATGCCTACGAAGCCTTAGACGGCGCAGAAGCGTTGTTACTTTTGACGGAGTGGAGAGAATTTAGAGAGCCTGATTTCAATCGAGTGAAGAAATTTCTCACCAAGCATGTCATCTTTGACGGAAGAAATTTATACAAAAAACCTCAAATGAACAAACTTGGATTTATTCATTACGGGATCGGAACGGCTTAA